In Anaerolineales bacterium, the following are encoded in one genomic region:
- a CDS encoding AraC family transcriptional regulator, with amino-acid sequence MTIAHLGGAKAPGPPLDAYVETLWYQNIPIYQAREIILPSPYIELIFNFGRPHRVYEGADLQAHEEHSVAWLAGPQSRYITIESQTSHMVGARLKPGGAAALFPQAVSSFADRVVPLAEIIGVQKTSQLHASLSAAGPLRFTLLEDFLRAQLDPRRRGLALVLAAVARMQAAGGNINLAALSADLNVSHKHLIQQFTVLVGLRPKQFARVLRFAALLPSLGMQGTPDWAALAQMAGYHDQAHFNREFQRFAGLTPRQYIQRRQAYREAYDLDGDTRFVPLG; translated from the coding sequence ATGACCATCGCTCACCTGGGTGGCGCAAAAGCTCCTGGCCCGCCGCTGGACGCCTATGTCGAGACGCTGTGGTATCAAAATATCCCCATCTACCAGGCGCGCGAGATCATTCTGCCCAGCCCCTATATCGAACTAATCTTCAACTTTGGCCGGCCTCACCGAGTGTATGAAGGAGCGGACCTGCAGGCCCATGAAGAGCATTCCGTCGCTTGGCTGGCCGGACCGCAGAGCCGCTACATCACGATTGAATCGCAAACCAGCCACATGGTCGGGGCGCGGCTGAAGCCGGGCGGCGCGGCGGCCCTCTTCCCGCAGGCGGTAAGCAGCTTCGCCGACCGCGTCGTGCCCCTGGCCGAGATCATCGGCGTCCAGAAAACCTCCCAACTGCACGCCAGCTTGTCAGCTGCCGGCCCGCTGCGCTTTACCCTTCTGGAAGACTTCCTGCGTGCCCAACTCGACCCGCGGCGCCGCGGCCTGGCTCTGGTCTTGGCCGCAGTCGCCCGCATGCAGGCGGCCGGCGGCAACATTAACCTGGCCGCGCTCAGCGCCGATTTGAACGTCAGTCACAAACACCTTATCCAGCAGTTCACTGTCTTGGTCGGCCTGCGGCCCAAGCAGTTCGCCCGTGTGCTGCGTTTTGCCGCATTGCTGCCCAGCTTAGGCATGCAGGGCACACCCGACTGGGCCGCCTTGGCGCAGATGGCGGGATACCATGACCAGGCGCATTTCAATCGAGAATTCCAGCGCTTTGCCGGGTTGACGCCCCGCCAATACATCCAGCGGCGCCAGGCCTATCGAGAGGCCTATGACCTGGATGGGGATACGCGCTTCGTCCCATTGGGTTGA
- the pdxS gene encoding pyridoxal 5'-phosphate synthase lyase subunit PdxS: protein METQVATFEVKAGLAQMLKGGVIMDVVTAEQAKIAENAGACAVMALERVPADIRAHGGVARMSDPGLIEDIMAAVSIPVMAKVRIGHFVEAQILEYLGVDYVDESEVLTPADEAHHINKHDFKIPFVCGCRNLGEALRRIGEGAAMIRTKGEAGTGDVVEAVRHARTVLGEIRRLQTMADEELYTYAKDIQAPYTLVKQTQELGRLPVVNFAAGGLATPADAALMMQLGVDGVFVGSGIFKSGDPAKRAEAIVKATTHYKNPEILAEVSRNLGEPMVGRQVTDIPQEELLAKRGW, encoded by the coding sequence ATGGAAACCCAAGTAGCCACTTTTGAAGTCAAGGCCGGACTGGCCCAGATGTTGAAAGGCGGCGTGATCATGGATGTGGTCACCGCTGAGCAAGCCAAGATCGCTGAGAACGCCGGCGCCTGCGCCGTGATGGCTTTGGAGCGCGTCCCCGCCGACATTCGCGCCCACGGTGGTGTGGCGCGCATGAGCGACCCCGGCCTGATCGAAGACATCATGGCCGCGGTCAGCATCCCGGTGATGGCCAAGGTGCGCATCGGCCACTTCGTCGAGGCGCAGATCCTGGAATATCTGGGCGTGGACTACGTGGATGAATCCGAGGTGCTCACCCCGGCCGACGAGGCCCATCACATCAACAAACATGACTTCAAGATTCCCTTCGTGTGCGGCTGCCGCAACTTGGGCGAAGCCCTGCGCCGTATCGGTGAAGGCGCGGCGATGATCCGCACCAAAGGCGAAGCCGGCACCGGGGATGTGGTCGAAGCCGTGCGCCATGCGCGCACCGTGTTGGGCGAGATTCGCCGCCTGCAGACCATGGCGGATGAAGAGTTGTACACCTATGCCAAAGACATCCAAGCGCCCTATACCCTGGTCAAGCAGACCCAGGAACTGGGCCGCCTGCCGGTGGTCAACTTCGCCGCCGGCGGCCTCGCCACCCCGGCCGACGCGGCGCTGATGATGCAGCTGGGCGTGGACGGCGTGTTCGTTGGCTCCGGCATCTTCAAGTCCGGCGACCCGGCCAAGCGCGCCGAGGCGATCGTCAAAGCCACCACCCACTACAAGAATCCTGAGATCCTGGCGGAAGTCAGCCGCAACCTGGGCGAGCCGATGGTCGGCCGCCAGGTGACCGATATTCCACAAGAAGAGTTGCTCGCCAAGCGCGGCTGGTAA
- a CDS encoding GNAT family N-acetyltransferase: MQQPSLTFREVTQANWADMAALFESKGAPGYCWCMAWRPLAGDRNKASNAQRKQALQSMVQAGTPVGILAYHGDKAVAWCSIAPRPSHNALGGPDYAGVAADQVWSLTCFYVPRALRGEGLMKQLLQQATETARRRGARIVEAYPVDPDSPSYRFMGFVPTFEQAGFIETGRAGSRRHVMHLRLS; this comes from the coding sequence ATGCAGCAGCCCTCACTCACTTTTCGCGAAGTAACCCAGGCCAATTGGGCGGATATGGCCGCTCTGTTCGAAAGCAAGGGCGCACCTGGCTACTGCTGGTGCATGGCTTGGCGGCCGCTGGCCGGTGACCGCAACAAGGCCAGCAATGCGCAGCGCAAGCAAGCCTTGCAGAGCATGGTGCAGGCGGGGACGCCGGTAGGGATCCTGGCTTACCATGGAGACAAAGCGGTGGCCTGGTGCTCGATCGCTCCGCGCCCCAGCCACAACGCGCTGGGCGGCCCGGACTATGCGGGCGTAGCCGCGGACCAGGTCTGGTCGCTGACCTGCTTCTATGTGCCGCGCGCCTTGCGCGGCGAGGGCCTAATGAAACAACTACTGCAGCAGGCCACCGAGACAGCGCGCCGGCGCGGGGCGCGTATCGTGGAGGCCTACCCGGTGGACCCGGATTCGCCCAGCTATCGTTTCATGGGCTTTGTGCCCACTTTTGAACAGGCGGGCTTCATCGAAACCGGCCGGGCGGGCAGCCGCCGGCATGTGATGCATTTGCGTCTGAGCTAG